The following coding sequences lie in one Paraburkholderia largidicola genomic window:
- a CDS encoding hydantoinase B/oxoprolinase family protein, with product MNQAHVPEACTPSRWQFWIDRGGTFTDIVARRPDGSLTTHKLLSDNPEHYRDAAVAGIRHLLGLRAGEAITPRDVEMVKMGTTVATNALLERKGEPVALVTTRGFRDVLRIAYQNRPRLFDLDIALPEALYQRVIEIDERVSAQGDVVVPLDLAATEAALREVFDAGIRALAIVLVHGYRHTAHERDIAALARRIGFTQVSVSHQVSPLMKMVSRGDTTVVDAYLSPILRRYVDQVASEMPGVNLQFMQSSGGLTRADLFQGKDAILSGPAGGIVGMVRAAQAAGFEHVIGFDMGGTSTDVSHFNGEFERVFETQVAGVRMRAPMMSIHTVAAGGGSILGFDGARLRVGPASAGANPGPAAYRRGGPLTVTDCNVMLGKIQPDYFPHVFGPHANEPLDRDAVATRFRALADEIGAATGQRRTPEEIAEGYLEIAIGSMANAIKKISVQRGHDVSQYVLTTFGGAGGQHACGVADALGMTSVFAHPLAGVLSAFGMGLADQTAMRERALEIVLDDTSLASVDAALDALVDEATGALLDQGVDAARISTVRRVHLRYQGTDSALAVNAGSVQSMRDAFETAYRQRYAFLMADTPLVVELASVEAIGHSDAQPVTGGIAARPAGDAPAVAAVVRMYSGGRWHDASLYARDTLMAGDRLDGPAIIAEKNGTTVVEPGWQAALTGDGNIVMTRVLALPTRRSIGTQADPVRLEIFNNLFMSVAEQMGLRLQNTAYSVNIKERLDFSCAIFDAAGNLIANAPHMPVHLGSMGESIRTVIERNRGTMRDGDVFMLNDPYHGGTHLPDVTVITPVFADGSEAPLFYVGSRGHHADIGGITPGSMPAASTHIEEEGVLIDNWQLVSAGVLRDVETRALLASGRYPARNIVQNMADLRAQVAANQKGVDELRRMVAQFGRDVVLAFMQHVQDNAEEAVRRVIGALKDGAYRYALDNGAVIDVAIHVDPAARSATVDFTGTSAQLQNNFNAPKAVCMAAVLYVFRTLVGDDIPLNAGCLKPLSVIVPEGSMLNPVYPAAVVSGNVETSSAITNALYGALGVVASSQGTMNNFTFGDARYQYYETIAGGSGAGDGFNGVDAVQTHMTNSRLTDPEVLEWRYPVRLESHLIRAGSGGAGQWKGGNGAIRRIRFLAPMTASILSNNRIHAPFGAAGGGAGRQGSNRVERADGEIVALGHIASVEMAAGDVFVVETPGGGGFGQG from the coding sequence ATGAACCAAGCTCACGTACCCGAAGCATGCACGCCGTCCCGCTGGCAATTCTGGATCGACCGCGGCGGCACCTTCACCGATATCGTCGCGCGCCGGCCGGATGGCTCGCTGACCACACACAAGCTGCTTTCCGATAACCCAGAACACTATCGCGACGCGGCCGTTGCGGGCATCCGTCATCTGCTCGGTTTGCGCGCCGGTGAAGCCATCACGCCACGCGATGTCGAGATGGTCAAGATGGGGACGACCGTCGCGACCAATGCCTTGCTCGAACGCAAGGGCGAACCTGTCGCGCTCGTGACGACGCGCGGCTTTCGCGATGTGCTGCGGATCGCGTACCAGAACCGTCCGCGTCTGTTCGATCTCGACATCGCGCTGCCCGAAGCGCTCTATCAGCGCGTGATCGAAATCGACGAACGCGTGAGCGCGCAAGGCGATGTTGTCGTGCCGCTCGATCTTGCAGCCACGGAAGCTGCGTTGCGCGAGGTCTTCGATGCCGGCATCCGCGCGCTCGCCATTGTGCTCGTTCACGGCTATCGGCACACTGCGCATGAGCGCGACATCGCGGCACTGGCGCGGCGCATTGGCTTTACGCAGGTGTCGGTTTCGCACCAGGTATCGCCGCTGATGAAGATGGTGTCGCGCGGCGATACCACCGTCGTCGACGCTTATCTGTCGCCGATCCTGCGTCGTTACGTCGATCAGGTGGCGAGCGAAATGCCCGGCGTGAATCTGCAGTTCATGCAGAGCAGCGGCGGTCTCACGCGTGCCGACCTGTTCCAGGGCAAGGACGCGATTCTTTCCGGCCCGGCAGGCGGGATCGTCGGCATGGTGCGCGCGGCGCAGGCGGCGGGTTTCGAGCACGTCATCGGCTTCGATATGGGCGGCACGTCGACCGATGTGTCGCACTTCAACGGCGAGTTCGAGCGCGTGTTCGAAACGCAGGTGGCGGGCGTCCGCATGCGTGCGCCGATGATGAGCATCCACACGGTCGCGGCAGGCGGCGGTTCGATACTCGGCTTCGACGGCGCGCGTCTGCGTGTCGGTCCCGCTTCGGCAGGTGCGAATCCCGGACCTGCCGCGTACCGGCGCGGCGGCCCGCTGACGGTGACCGACTGCAACGTCATGCTCGGCAAGATTCAGCCCGATTATTTTCCGCACGTGTTCGGCCCGCATGCCAATGAGCCGCTCGACCGCGACGCGGTGGCCACACGCTTTCGCGCACTTGCCGACGAAATCGGCGCGGCGACGGGCCAACGCCGCACGCCGGAAGAGATCGCCGAAGGCTATCTGGAGATCGCGATCGGCAGCATGGCGAACGCGATCAAGAAGATTTCGGTGCAACGCGGCCACGACGTGTCGCAATACGTGCTCACGACCTTCGGCGGCGCAGGCGGCCAGCATGCTTGCGGCGTGGCCGATGCACTCGGTATGACGAGCGTGTTCGCGCATCCGCTCGCGGGCGTGCTGTCGGCGTTCGGCATGGGTCTGGCCGACCAGACCGCGATGCGCGAGCGCGCGCTCGAAATCGTGCTCGACGACACGTCGCTTGCATCCGTCGATGCGGCGCTCGATGCGCTTGTCGATGAAGCAACCGGAGCGCTGCTCGATCAGGGCGTCGACGCGGCGCGCATTTCGACGGTGCGGCGCGTGCATTTGCGCTATCAGGGCACCGATTCGGCGCTCGCGGTCAACGCGGGCAGCGTGCAGTCGATGCGCGATGCTTTCGAAACCGCCTACCGGCAGCGCTACGCGTTTCTCATGGCCGATACGCCGCTCGTGGTGGAACTCGCATCGGTTGAAGCCATCGGTCATTCGGATGCCCAGCCGGTGACGGGCGGCATCGCCGCTCGCCCTGCCGGCGACGCGCCCGCGGTTGCAGCAGTGGTACGCATGTATTCTGGCGGCCGCTGGCACGACGCGTCGCTCTATGCGCGCGACACGCTGATGGCGGGCGACAGGCTCGACGGCCCGGCCATCATCGCGGAGAAGAACGGTACGACCGTGGTCGAACCTGGCTGGCAAGCGGCGCTGACGGGCGACGGCAACATCGTGATGACGCGCGTGCTCGCGCTGCCGACGCGCCGCTCGATCGGCACGCAAGCCGACCCGGTGCGGCTCGAGATCTTCAACAACCTGTTCATGTCGGTGGCCGAGCAGATGGGGCTACGCCTGCAGAACACCGCCTACTCGGTCAACATCAAGGAACGGCTCGACTTCTCGTGCGCGATCTTCGACGCGGCCGGCAATCTGATCGCGAATGCGCCGCACATGCCCGTGCATCTGGGCTCGATGGGCGAAAGCATCCGGACCGTCATCGAACGCAATCGCGGCACGATGCGCGACGGCGATGTGTTCATGCTCAACGACCCGTATCACGGCGGCACGCATCTTCCTGATGTGACAGTCATCACGCCCGTGTTTGCCGACGGCAGCGAAGCGCCGCTCTTCTACGTCGGTTCGCGCGGTCATCACGCGGATATCGGCGGTATTACGCCCGGCTCGATGCCCGCCGCTTCCACGCATATCGAGGAAGAAGGCGTGCTGATCGACAACTGGCAGCTGGTTTCAGCCGGTGTGTTGCGCGATGTCGAAACGCGCGCGCTGCTCGCGTCCGGCCGCTATCCCGCGCGCAACATCGTGCAAAACATGGCCGACCTGCGCGCACAGGTCGCTGCCAACCAGAAAGGCGTGGACGAGTTGCGCCGCATGGTCGCGCAATTCGGTCGCGACGTGGTGCTCGCTTTCATGCAGCACGTGCAGGACAACGCGGAAGAGGCCGTGCGTCGCGTGATCGGCGCGCTCAAGGACGGCGCGTATCGCTATGCACTCGATAATGGCGCGGTGATCGACGTCGCGATCCATGTCGATCCTGCTGCGCGCAGCGCAACGGTCGATTTCACGGGCACGTCCGCGCAACTGCAGAACAACTTCAACGCACCGAAGGCGGTCTGCATGGCGGCCGTGCTGTACGTGTTCCGCACACTGGTGGGCGATGATATTCCGCTCAACGCCGGTTGTCTGAAGCCGCTTTCCGTGATCGTCCCGGAGGGTTCGATGCTCAACCCCGTCTACCCCGCTGCCGTCGTGTCGGGCAATGTCGAGACATCCTCCGCGATCACGAACGCACTGTATGGCGCGCTCGGTGTCGTGGCGTCGAGCCAGGGCACGATGAACAATTTCACGTTCGGCGATGCGCGCTACCAGTACTACGAGACGATCGCGGGCGGCAGCGGCGCGGGAGACGGCTTCAATGGCGTCGACGCCGTGCAGACGCATATGACCAACTCGCGCCTGACCGATCCTGAAGTGCTCGAATGGCGCTATCCCGTGCGGCTCGAATCGCATCTGATCCGCGCCGGATCGGGCGGTGCGGGGCAGTGGAAAGGCGGCAATGGGGCAATCCGGCGCATCCGTTTTCTCGCGCCGATGACAGCCTCGATTCTGTCGAATAACCGCATTCACGCGCCATTTGGCGCGGCGGGCGGAGGCGCGGGGCGACAAGGCAGCAATCGCGTCGAACGCGCGGATGGCGAGATCGTCGCGCTGGGGCATATCGCCAGTGTCGAGATGGCTGCGGGCGATGTGTTCGTCGTCGAGACGCCTGGCGGCGGCGGTTTCGGGCAGGGTTGA
- a CDS encoding MFS transporter, protein MDSKTLTAIADEPSEAPGASRLSWYAEAGPRARRAFWSCKVGYMLDGMDTQMLSFVIPTLVATWGITLADAGFIGTLTLLSSALGGWIAGILSDRIGRVRTLQLTVLWFAVFTGLCGLAQNYGQLLAARALMGFGFGGEWTAGAVLIGEVIRARDRGKAVGLVQSGWALGWGMAALLYAVLFSAMAPEIAWRALFLIGLVPAVLVLVIRRYVKEPEVFEQAKAIRRDTHDTPRFTEIFAPKLLSTTLRAALLTTGAQGGYYAITTWLPTFLKTERHLTVMGTGGYLAMIIVGSYIGYLSSAWLTDRIGRKPNFILFAVGSMAIAFAYTSLPLTNTSMLWLGFPLGFFASGIFSGMGAFLTELFPTRVRGSGQGFCYNVGRAIGALFPVLIGSLSKEFGLGTSIGIFAVAAYGVLIIAALTLPETRGRELESA, encoded by the coding sequence ATGGACAGCAAAACACTCACGGCAATCGCAGACGAGCCCAGCGAAGCGCCCGGCGCCAGCCGGCTTTCATGGTATGCAGAAGCCGGTCCGCGTGCACGGCGCGCGTTCTGGAGCTGCAAGGTCGGCTACATGCTCGACGGCATGGACACGCAGATGCTCTCGTTCGTGATTCCGACGCTCGTCGCGACGTGGGGCATCACGCTCGCGGATGCGGGATTCATCGGCACGCTGACGCTGCTGTCGTCGGCCTTGGGCGGCTGGATCGCGGGCATATTGTCGGACCGCATCGGCCGCGTGCGCACGCTGCAACTTACCGTGTTGTGGTTCGCCGTCTTCACCGGTCTGTGCGGACTCGCGCAGAACTACGGCCAGTTGCTCGCCGCGCGCGCACTGATGGGGTTCGGCTTCGGCGGCGAATGGACTGCGGGCGCCGTGCTGATCGGCGAGGTGATTCGCGCACGCGACCGCGGCAAGGCCGTAGGCCTCGTGCAGTCCGGCTGGGCGCTTGGCTGGGGCATGGCCGCCCTGCTCTACGCCGTGCTGTTTTCGGCAATGGCGCCGGAAATCGCGTGGCGTGCGCTGTTCCTGATCGGCCTCGTGCCCGCTGTTCTCGTGCTCGTGATTCGCCGGTATGTCAAGGAACCCGAAGTATTCGAGCAGGCGAAGGCAATACGCCGCGACACCCACGACACACCGCGCTTCACCGAGATCTTCGCGCCGAAGCTGCTGTCCACGACACTGCGCGCCGCGCTGCTCACGACGGGCGCGCAAGGCGGCTACTACGCGATCACCACGTGGCTGCCCACCTTCCTCAAGACGGAACGCCATCTCACGGTGATGGGCACGGGCGGCTATCTGGCGATGATCATCGTTGGCTCGTATATCGGCTACCTGTCGAGCGCGTGGCTGACGGACCGCATTGGCCGCAAACCCAATTTCATTCTGTTCGCCGTCGGCTCGATGGCCATCGCGTTCGCCTACACGTCGCTGCCGCTGACGAACACGTCGATGCTCTGGCTCGGCTTTCCGCTTGGCTTCTTCGCCTCCGGCATCTTCTCGGGCATGGGCGCGTTTCTCACCGAACTCTTCCCTACCCGCGTGCGCGGTTCGGGACAGGGCTTCTGCTACAACGTCGGCCGCGCGATCGGCGCGCTGTTTCCGGTGTTGATCGGCTCGCTGTCGAAAGAGTTCGGCCTTGGCACGAGCATCGGCATTTTTGCCGTCGCCGCCTATGGCGTGCTGATCATCGCCGCCCTCACGCTGCCCGAAACACGCGGACGCGAACTCGAATCCGCCTGA
- a CDS encoding putative hydro-lyase, giving the protein MTPSEFRQAVRHGDFRGPTAGQCGEYAQANLAILPAAYAHDFLRFCHANPKPCPLLGVGEPGDFRVPMLGRDIDIRTDVPAYNVYRDGELSERVDSIEALWQDDFVVFAIGCSFSFEHMLALEGIGLRHVEEGRNVPMYRTHLANRRAGVFGGELVVSMRPMRGPDAIRAVQITSRFPGVHGAPVHIGDPAELGIADLARPDFGDAVTIHAGELPVYWACGVTPQTALMAAKLPVAIAHAPGHMLMTDITNASLAVF; this is encoded by the coding sequence ATGACTCCATCCGAATTCCGCCAGGCCGTTCGTCACGGCGACTTCCGCGGCCCGACAGCCGGACAGTGCGGCGAGTATGCGCAAGCCAACCTCGCGATCCTGCCCGCCGCGTACGCCCATGATTTCCTGCGCTTCTGCCATGCGAATCCGAAACCTTGCCCGCTGCTGGGCGTCGGCGAACCGGGCGACTTCCGCGTGCCCATGCTCGGCCGCGATATCGACATCCGCACCGACGTGCCGGCCTACAACGTCTATCGCGACGGCGAGTTGAGCGAGCGCGTCGACTCCATTGAAGCGCTCTGGCAGGACGATTTCGTCGTGTTCGCGATCGGCTGCTCGTTTTCGTTCGAGCACATGCTCGCGCTCGAAGGCATCGGGCTGCGCCACGTCGAAGAAGGACGCAACGTGCCGATGTACCGCACGCATCTCGCCAACCGGCGCGCGGGCGTATTCGGCGGCGAACTGGTGGTGTCGATGCGCCCGATGCGCGGCCCCGACGCGATACGCGCCGTGCAGATCACGAGCCGCTTTCCCGGCGTGCACGGCGCGCCCGTCCATATCGGCGACCCGGCAGAACTTGGCATCGCCGATCTCGCGCGCCCCGACTTCGGCGATGCGGTGACGATCCATGCGGGCGAACTGCCCGTCTACTGGGCGTGCGGCGTGACCCCGCAGACCGCGCTGATGGCGGCGAAGCTGCCTGTCGCCATCGCCCACGCACCGGGCCACATGCTGATGACGGATATCACGAACGCGTCCCTAGCCGTGTTCTGA
- a CDS encoding LysR family transcriptional regulator has protein sequence MNTRFLETFVTLAKLRSFRTTATALHATPAAISQRLKALEDELQTVLVDRDSREFRLTPNGDYLLGYAKAVVEATRQLQAAASNEGAMRGKLRLGVIETVVHSWLADYMRMLATDYPQLEVDLAVDVSVVLQRRLMAGELDLIIRVEGSDEESVVCDALANYPVHWIARAGLLPLSRSGLAKRVLRHPILTFGRGTAPHRALEDIVSKLALANGVPLADTRITGSPSISVIVQLVRDGFGVAAIPRLFVDELIARGEVVELPLQPSPPSIVVSMSRRSDAPLFVHGAANAARTACHAYCEHGDARLIERL, from the coding sequence ATGAATACTCGCTTTCTCGAAACCTTCGTCACGCTCGCGAAATTGCGCAGCTTTCGCACGACGGCAACGGCGCTGCATGCCACGCCCGCTGCGATTTCGCAGCGTCTGAAGGCGCTCGAAGATGAATTGCAGACCGTGCTGGTCGATCGCGACAGCCGCGAGTTCCGCCTCACGCCGAACGGCGACTATCTGCTCGGCTACGCGAAAGCCGTGGTCGAGGCGACGCGCCAGTTGCAGGCGGCCGCCTCCAACGAAGGCGCGATGCGCGGCAAGCTGCGGCTGGGCGTGATCGAGACGGTCGTGCACAGCTGGCTCGCCGACTACATGCGCATGCTCGCCACCGACTACCCGCAACTCGAAGTGGATCTCGCGGTGGACGTGAGCGTGGTGCTGCAGCGCCGCCTGATGGCGGGCGAACTCGATCTGATCATTCGCGTGGAAGGCAGCGATGAGGAATCGGTCGTCTGCGACGCGCTCGCCAATTACCCCGTTCACTGGATCGCGCGCGCGGGTCTGTTGCCCTTGTCTCGCAGCGGGCTCGCAAAGCGGGTGTTGCGGCATCCCATTCTGACGTTCGGCCGGGGCACCGCGCCGCATCGCGCGCTGGAAGACATCGTCAGCAAGCTCGCGCTCGCGAATGGCGTACCGCTCGCCGATACCCGCATCACCGGCTCGCCATCGATCTCGGTGATCGTGCAACTGGTACGCGACGGCTTTGGCGTCGCGGCCATTCCGCGTCTTTTCGTCGACGAACTGATCGCGCGCGGCGAAGTGGTCGAACTGCCGTTGCAACCGTCGCCGCCTTCTATCGTGGTGTCGATGTCGCGCCGCTCGGACGCGCCGTTGTTCGTGCACGGCGCGGCGAACGCGGCACGCACCGCATGTCACGCGTACTGCGAGCATGGTGACGCGCGGCTGATCGAGCGGCTGTAA
- a CDS encoding urea ABC transporter substrate-binding protein: MLLKPSGWMRLAFIAGLAVTSLVANVTDAAEPVKIGLLEDASGNFALATIPKIHATQLAVDEINAKGGILGRPIQLIAYDTQSDNTKFQELARRLVQTDKPDVIFGAFSSASREAIRPIMDRAHQLYWYDNQYEGGVCDTNTFVTGAVPEQQFSTLIPWMMQKFGKKVYTIAADYNFGQISAEWVRNIVKENGGTMVGEEFIPLSVSQFGQTIQNIQKAKPDFVVTLLVGANQASYYEQQASAHLNLPMASSVNVGQAYEHKRFKPPALKDMYVTANYVEEVDTPASNDFKKRFHAKFPNEPYINQEAANAYDAIYLYKAAAEKAKSTNQDAVRKALESGGICTEGAQGKVCIDPKSHHASHTIFLVHVKDDHSVEIPKVWDDVQPYWLGKVGCDLPNKPDHRQYTPSNLPKKS, encoded by the coding sequence ATGTTGCTTAAGCCGTCCGGCTGGATGCGTCTGGCCTTCATTGCAGGACTTGCCGTCACGTCGCTCGTCGCGAATGTCACGGATGCCGCCGAACCCGTGAAAATAGGCCTGCTCGAAGACGCATCGGGCAACTTCGCGCTCGCGACCATCCCGAAGATTCACGCCACACAGCTCGCCGTCGACGAAATCAACGCAAAGGGCGGCATTCTGGGCCGCCCGATCCAGCTGATCGCGTACGACACGCAATCGGACAACACCAAGTTTCAGGAACTCGCGCGGCGTCTGGTGCAGACCGACAAGCCGGACGTGATTTTCGGGGCGTTCTCCAGCGCCTCGCGCGAAGCGATTCGCCCCATCATGGATCGCGCGCATCAACTCTACTGGTACGACAATCAATACGAGGGCGGTGTGTGCGACACCAATACCTTCGTGACGGGCGCCGTGCCCGAGCAGCAGTTCTCGACGCTGATTCCGTGGATGATGCAGAAGTTCGGCAAGAAGGTGTACACCATCGCCGCCGACTACAACTTCGGGCAGATCTCCGCCGAATGGGTGCGCAACATCGTGAAGGAGAACGGCGGCACGATGGTGGGCGAGGAGTTCATCCCGTTGTCGGTATCGCAGTTCGGCCAGACGATCCAGAACATCCAGAAGGCCAAGCCTGATTTTGTCGTGACCTTGCTGGTCGGCGCGAATCAGGCGTCGTACTACGAGCAGCAGGCGTCGGCGCATCTGAATCTGCCGATGGCGAGTTCGGTGAACGTCGGTCAGGCCTATGAGCACAAGCGCTTCAAACCGCCGGCATTGAAGGACATGTACGTGACGGCGAACTACGTCGAGGAAGTCGATACGCCCGCCAGCAACGACTTCAAGAAGCGTTTCCACGCGAAGTTCCCGAACGAGCCGTACATCAATCAGGAAGCCGCCAACGCGTACGACGCGATCTACCTCTACAAGGCGGCCGCCGAAAAGGCGAAGTCCACCAATCAGGATGCCGTGCGCAAGGCGCTGGAGAGCGGCGGCATCTGCACGGAAGGCGCGCAGGGCAAGGTCTGCATCGACCCGAAGAGCCATCACGCGAGCCATACGATCTTCCTCGTGCATGTGAAGGACGACCACTCCGTCGAGATCCCGAAGGTCTGGGACGACGTGCAGCCGTACTGGCTCGGCAAGGTGGGATGCGATCTGCCGAACAAGCCGGATCATCGCCAGTACACGCCGTCGAATCTGCCGAAGAAGTCATGA
- a CDS encoding ABC transporter permease subunit, whose product MATLSVLYSLIYQFGDSFAYLVLAALGLAVIFGMMGVINLAHGEFIMCGAYVTIISAKHGVPLPLAMLLGALAAALAGVVIERLVIRHLYDRLFDSVVATWAISLIVQQTMLLVAGPSLEGIGTPFGAFSLGEYSFSTYRAVLPGIALCILFALYLLFFKTNYGVCARATIQNANIAQCLGLRTDRLYTLTFALGAGLAGLTGALYAPTMTAVPTMGSNFIVQAFVSVVVGGANVIAGTTPAAGVLAIIQTALTASYGQLFGQIGLLVTVIVVIRLMPQGLGNLFMRLRREET is encoded by the coding sequence ATGGCCACCTTGTCGGTGCTTTATTCGTTGATCTATCAGTTCGGCGACAGCTTTGCGTATCTGGTGCTGGCGGCGCTCGGGCTTGCGGTGATCTTCGGCATGATGGGCGTCATCAATCTCGCGCATGGCGAGTTCATCATGTGCGGCGCGTATGTCACCATCATCTCGGCCAAGCACGGCGTGCCGCTGCCGCTCGCGATGCTGCTCGGCGCGCTGGCCGCGGCCCTGGCGGGCGTCGTGATCGAGCGGCTCGTGATTCGTCATCTTTATGACCGCCTGTTCGACTCCGTCGTCGCGACATGGGCCATCAGCCTGATCGTGCAGCAGACCATGCTGCTGGTCGCGGGTCCGTCGCTCGAAGGGATCGGCACGCCGTTCGGCGCGTTCTCGCTCGGCGAGTATTCGTTCTCGACGTATCGCGCGGTGCTGCCGGGAATCGCGCTTTGCATTCTGTTCGCGCTTTATCTACTGTTCTTCAAGACCAACTACGGCGTCTGTGCGCGCGCGACGATCCAGAATGCCAACATCGCGCAATGCCTCGGCTTGCGCACGGATCGTCTCTACACGCTGACCTTCGCGCTGGGCGCGGGACTGGCCGGACTCACGGGCGCGCTCTATGCGCCGACGATGACCGCGGTGCCCACGATGGGCAGCAACTTCATCGTGCAGGCGTTCGTCTCGGTGGTCGTCGGGGGCGCGAATGTGATTGCTGGCACGACGCCCGCGGCGGGCGTGCTGGCGATCATCCAGACCGCGCTCACCGCGTCCTACGGTCAGCTGTTCGGGCAGATCGGCCTGCTCGTCACGGTGATTGTCGTCATCCGGTTGATGCCGCAAGGGCTCGGCAATCTGTTCATGCGCTTGCGCCGGGAGGAGACGTGA
- a CDS encoding ABC transporter permease subunit, which translates to MQSVKQSSLASSGPAPRVLRYVPWVVALCLPLVVDATTSGNLAYCLLWAFSALGLAAMWGYGGILSFGQTAFFGLAGYSYGIFTLNFGDTWLDSWLGLGAGIVVSVVVAALIGYMIFFGRIKGVFIGIVTLSVTLVLETFMAQTAGPQWAIGEARLNGYNGMGGMPPLTIPWPGGPLTLENASFYYLVLILLIVVYAFMRKLLDGPFGLTLIAIRENPQRAEMLGVDIRRHQLLVFVLGCTLGGLSGALYTIWGSYITPSTMGLTAAAMPVIWVATSGRKSIGGAIIGTALLVWLSQNLAVYGSQYALILMGAILLVVVLAAPEGLLPFMARQMRRFERERGVDNARNRPCFDETLKQEEGKL; encoded by the coding sequence ATGCAATCGGTGAAGCAATCGTCACTGGCTTCGTCAGGCCCGGCACCGCGCGTGCTGCGCTACGTGCCGTGGGTGGTGGCGCTGTGCCTGCCGCTCGTCGTGGACGCGACCACGAGCGGCAATCTCGCCTACTGTCTGCTGTGGGCATTCAGCGCGCTCGGACTTGCCGCGATGTGGGGCTATGGCGGCATCCTGTCGTTCGGGCAGACCGCGTTCTTCGGGCTGGCGGGCTATAGCTACGGCATCTTCACGCTGAACTTCGGCGACACATGGTTGGATTCGTGGCTCGGCCTCGGCGCGGGTATCGTGGTGAGCGTCGTCGTGGCGGCGTTGATCGGCTACATGATTTTCTTCGGACGCATCAAGGGCGTGTTCATCGGCATCGTGACGTTATCCGTGACGCTCGTGCTCGAAACCTTCATGGCGCAGACGGCGGGGCCGCAATGGGCGATCGGCGAGGCGCGCCTGAACGGCTACAACGGCATGGGCGGCATGCCGCCGCTGACGATCCCGTGGCCCGGCGGCCCGCTCACGCTGGAGAACGCAAGCTTCTACTATCTGGTGCTGATCCTGCTGATCGTCGTCTACGCGTTCATGCGCAAGCTGCTCGACGGCCCCTTCGGTCTCACGCTGATCGCGATTCGCGAGAACCCGCAGCGCGCCGAAATGCTCGGCGTCGATATCCGTCGACATCAGTTGCTGGTGTTCGTGCTCGGTTGCACACTGGGCGGATTGTCGGGCGCGCTGTACACGATCTGGGGCTCGTACATCACGCCATCGACGATGGGCCTGACGGCCGCGGCGATGCCCGTGATCTGGGTAGCGACGTCAGGCAGGAAGAGCATTGGCGGCGCGATCATCGGCACGGCGCTGCTCGTGTGGCTTTCGCAGAATCTCGCGGTCTATGGCAGCCAGTACGCGCTGATCCTGATGGGCGCGATATTGCTGGTGGTCGTGCTGGCCGCGCCCGAAGGCTTGTTGCCGTTCATGGCAAGACAGATGCGACGCTTCGAGCGTGAGCGCGGCGTGGACAACGCTCGCAACCGTCCGTGTTTCGACGAAACGCTGAAGCAAGAGGAGGGCAAATTGTGA
- a CDS encoding ABC transporter ATP-binding protein, with the protein MTVLLETRALRKHFGGVQVINGIDFQIDAGEIRCVIGPNGAGKSTFFKLITGEHRPSEGSVHFLGRDMSHVLPHERIRMGMSIKFQIPGVFPDLSVRQHLQLSLHRAKDDRPGSIEDLLQRFLLEPEEHVLARNLSHGKKQWLEIAMAVSLRPKLLFLDEPVAGMSIEETHATGELIKRLSASGLTMMVVEHDMTFVKQIATRVTVLHGGRLLADGPLEEILARDDVAEVYLGKKS; encoded by the coding sequence GTGACCGTGCTGCTCGAAACACGCGCGCTCAGGAAGCACTTCGGCGGCGTGCAGGTGATCAACGGCATCGACTTTCAGATCGACGCGGGCGAGATCCGCTGCGTGATCGGGCCGAATGGCGCAGGCAAGAGCACGTTCTTCAAGCTCATTACGGGCGAGCATCGACCGTCCGAAGGCAGCGTGCATTTTCTCGGGCGGGACATGAGTCACGTGCTGCCGCACGAGCGTATCCGCATGGGAATGAGCATCAAGTTTCAGATACCCGGCGTGTTTCCGGACCTGAGCGTGCGTCAGCATCTGCAACTCTCGCTGCATCGCGCGAAGGACGACCGGCCTGGCAGTATCGAAGACCTCTTGCAGCGGTTTTTGCTGGAACCTGAAGAGCATGTGCTGGCGCGCAATCTGTCGCACGGCAAGAAGCAGTGGCTCGAAATCGCGATGGCCGTGTCGTTGCGGCCGAAGCTGCTGTTTCTCGACGAGCCCGTCGCGGGCATGTCGATCGAGGAAACGCATGCGACAGGCGAACTCATCAAGCGGCTTTCCGCATCCGGCCTGACGATGATGGTGGTCGAGCACGACATGACCTTCGTCAAACAGATTGCGACGCGCGTGACCGTGCTGCACGGTGGAAGACTGCTCGCCGACGGCCCGCTCGAAGAGATCCTCGCGCGCGACGACGTCGCGGAGGTGTATCTGGGGAAGAAATCATGA